The sequence below is a genomic window from Silene latifolia isolate original U9 population chromosome 7, ASM4854445v1, whole genome shotgun sequence.
AAGCCGAGCCAATACGGCCTGAGACTGAACAACGCGATCAGCTATTCCATACAAAATGTCAAGTGAATGATAGGTGGTGTAGCGTGATCATTGATGGTGGAAGTTGTACGAACGCGGCTTCAAGTGAGATGGTTACGAAACTAGCGTTGCCAACTACGGTTCATCCCAAGCCTTATGCATTACATTGGTTAAATGATGGTAAGAAGGTGCAAGTTTCGAAACAGGTTCGTGTTTGTTTTACAATGGGTTCCTATGTTGATGAGGTCTTATGCGATGTGGTtcctatggatgcttgccacATTCTTTTAGGAAGACCTTGGCAGTATGATCGGGATGTGTTGCATAAAGGAAAGACCAATGAGTACGAGTTGTTGGATAAAGGGAAGAGGGTAGTTTTAAGGCCTATGTCGTCCGATGCTACAAGAGCTATGCGTTCTAATGGTAAGAAGAACTCGAGTCTAACCATGTTAGCATTGGAAGGCAAGTTCGATGAAGGTCTTGACAAGGATGAGTTATGGAGCAGCGGCATTGGTTCGTCATTAGATTTCAACCTACCACCTGTATTTGACGAATATGAAGATGATGGAGCGTGTGATGCTACAGCCAAGAGACCGTACCATTTATCCAATTTCGGCCAGAAATTCGGAAAACGTGCTGCACCATTCAAGCATCCTATCGATGCTCACAAGTTTCCGGTTCATCAATGTTTTTATTTGGTTGATTTTCAGGTACCAAGGGCTGCTGCAATGGTCAAGGAACTGTGTTATTCTTTCGTGTCTGACAATGAGTTCGAGTTAATTGTTGAGTCAAGCAAGTATGCATTCGCTTCTATTGAGTTTGAAGATCAAACAGGTTGTCCTTTGGCTGTGTTTCAAATGACGAGTTGTTCAGCAGCTACGAGAGCATTACCATATTCGATTGGCTTGTTCGATTACGAAGATAATGAAACGTGTATTTCAAGTGACAAGAAACCGTATTGTTCAGGTTGTACATTTGTTTTTGGTCCTGAGTTCGAATTGATTTCTCATTCCAGCAAGAGTTCCATTGATCCCATTACATCTCAAGATGAGGCTAATGACTACTTGGTTGTTTTTGTGAAAGAACAAGGTAATATGTTCAGTTTTGGCCAGGGGTTCAACGGATTCACTAAGCCAACCAGGAATACAAGTGATGCTGACAAGTTTCGGATTCGTCAAGATTGTTATTTGTTTAGTTGTTTTTCAGGGAGGTGGGGTGGTTGGCACAAGGGCATTCTGCAATCAAATGAAAAGGACATGATGCAGCCATGTCGCGCGGATGGTTCAAGTTTCCTATTTGGATTCgtcattttcgtttttttttttttgttcttattgtTCTTTTTGGGTCCCGGTGAATTCAAGCAGCTAGAATTGAGGTCAATTCTCTTCTAAGAGGGAGGGGATGATCCGATAATGGATAGCTTCGATGGTTCGTTTCTTTGATGTCCTACAGTGGACCGTCAACAACTTAGATTAGTAGCTTATTTACATTTACAACTTTGTTATTTTAGTTAATAAAGGAGAGTCATAATAAGGAGTCATTAGTTAGCTTAGTAATGGTCTTAAATTAGCTAATTTATGAGGAACTCTTCACTGTCTTAGCTGTTTGATCAGTTGGGAATTTTGGGCTATTTATAGTCTTTGTTTTACTGTAATTATCATTCAACAAAGATAATCAAAAAACTCAGTTTGCTTGTTTGGCAATTTCCGTTTTTATTCAAGTGCGTCTTGAGTATTAACATTGTTCgatctcaataggtcttgagttcgTACGCCGTTgtcgaattataggtctaattcttCAACTATCTATCCGTTCCAAATTAACATCTTACTCGAACTTCGTTCGTGTAATTTTGTTTCGCTTCCGCTTATTTAAATTCGTATCATGCAGGCCCTCGATAACAAAGAGTTTGAGGAAAGAGTAATATCAAGAACTCCTCTAGGAAGGGTAGGGGAGGTCAGCGAGGTGGCTCCCATGGTGGCGTTCCTCTGCATGCCGGTTTCATCCTATATCACTGGCCAGGCCATATGCATTGACGGTGGTTTTACTGTCAATGGGCTTTAACCCACTCCATTTCTATGTGTAATGCCTCCATTGTTAGACCTTATTTGTTCACCTTTAGAGTCATACTTGATTCATGAAGGAAGAGATATATGAAAGCTATTATGATGTAAACATGTCGATCAATAATACTCCGtaataataatttatgcatgAGAAGTATAAGTATCATGCAGTTATCTACATCTACTGGTTTTAAATGTCCAGAACTCCAGATGCATGTGAACAATGTTGTAACTCAGGTTATAAAGGTTGTTGGTTGCTTTGGACATTGTTAGAGCTCAGGTTAATGCTTGGTAAGCACCAGGTATCACGCATGAGTGTATCGAGTAGGCTTTACGAACTTCGAGGTAAGCGTTGATTTGCTCTAGCTGTGTCACTATGTTGTTGTTGTGGTCTTGTATGTACATTAACTTGTTCATTTTTGCCATTTAATAAAATGTTCTACAACTACCAATCGAAAATTAACTTTCAAATACAGAGTAATAACTAATAAGTATCAGTAGAGAGTCTGAGACTGAGACTATAACCACTCTGTCTCATATgtatattagttttttttttttttttttttttttttttttttttttttttttttaaaaaaaaaaaattatgtaaaaTTGTTTGTACCATTTAAAAACGGTCACATAAGGCCCATCTGAAGCATTCAGACGGAATAGGCCGTTCCATCTCACGTGTAACGTCGTCATTTTGTACAAAATTTAGATCTCTTTTTTCAGGCAATGGTTttgcaataggtcttggtatagacgggtggggcgaacagacgggtaaagacctctaataaaatgggtagggggacaaggtggggcaccccccatgtgcttcccactttatcacaaatgggtattttgtgaggggaaatggtatccgtctatacgtatagacggatagtatccGTCTATAATGGGAATTTGTGATGGTTTATAACCACATGACCCTTGTCATCATCTGACATGAATAAACATAGTACATACTATGTAGTCAGTTGTGACAGCTTCCTGCAGTCAGAGCTATTGTGGAAATGAGGACCACATTCATAAATTACCAATTCAATTTATGATGACAAGACAAAATTGTAGTTAATGCTGTTACgctataagacggtcttattctATAGCTTGAGGTTAGAAATAAGTGTCAGATCTATGAGTTGTTATTTACTGACTTTTTAAATGCTTTTCGGTAGATGTATATATTTTCTGTAATGCTCGGACTCTTCACTTTACTTCACCTTGAGGTATCTGTGTGAACCCGGACATGGATATGGGTCGGATAACAGACTTTTCAATGAAAATAAAAATAGGAAGCCGTGGATAGAGTAGTGGGTAGGTTTATGGGGGGCCAAGAATCTTAATCtttatgattatattatttgtttttattgtgcctactaccttttttttttttatcacaaattctcactttagacagacactatccgtctaaaatTGTATACGGGTCAAATATCAcaccactttcataataagacaaacaacaagtgggatGTCACCACTTTGTCTTATTATGTaagtggtgacatatttgacCTTAGACGGATATACCTGTCTAAAGTGAGACTAATTGTTTTTTTATATGGGGAAGTGGGCTGAGTACACCTATGTTGAATTGTAATTATTTATGGTCAACCAATAACATTATCGGCTGTCCGATTTCACACTTGGATCCATTTAAAGCGAGTATCCGTGTCCTTGAATTTGAAATTTCAAAGTTTCAACACTCGAATCCATAGCCGTGTCAGATACTCATACCTGAGTCTGAGCATCACAgtatattttcttttcttttcttctgtAACTGAGGAACACAGGATATGGAACaacccaagaaggtaacttcaGGAAACGACGACCGATGGTCTCTCCATGGGATGACTGCTCTAGTCACTGGTGGTACCAAAGGAATCGGGTACGTTTtatctgtttattatcatgaGCCCGTCTCATATGAGACTTCATAAACCTACATATCTGATGCATCtgctctgttttttttttcattggtTAACATCCCTTAGACATGAAGTCGTGGAAGAACTAGCACGGCAAGGAGTGAGGGTTTATACATGTGCTCGGAATGAAGCGGATCTTGACTCATGCTTACGAAATTGGGAGGCAAAAGGGTTGCAAGTTAGTGGTTCCATATGTGATGTAGCATCACATGAACAGAGGGAAAAGCTCATGCAGATAATTTCTTCCAAATTTAATGGCAAGCTCAACATTCTGGTGAGTATCTTACCTTCTACATCATCCCAAATTTATTATCCGTCTTAGAATTTGTTGATCATTTGATGACAACTTTTCCCCGTTTAATTTATCTAAATATATGTAGAGATACATTATACACATAGTATTTATCATATTTGATTTGTCAAATATATTATTATATTGAAAAGTTATTATACTATACTATAAAAAAAAAAGGGCAGCCTGGTGCACGATGGCGTCCCCGCTaggtgtcacggtccgctacttttgccggaccgtggcgcgcacccttgcccgtctcaaggcaagatgcaagcgacaaggatcttcgtactagtgagggatcgcccactagcacgatactcgggtcccGGGgagtgagtcgggatcctagtgtcgatcccacaaacacggcttgttagtaaagtgaaggcaaagagtcgttcacaacaaagcaacaacaaacaatacgaaggcacaaggtaggaagtagattttcattcactagtactccctaaatagggaaatttgatatttacatcctggtagcaggaaacattgattttacaagtttagttcagaatagcgatatacctattttttaaacctattctaaaactactaagaaaatacttactacaaatgtacaagggaaatgaaattacataagcataaataaatctaagggttcaagtgtgcggatcgtcacactagGCGAGGGTCCGGGGAAGGGTCCTACCACAAGGGTGTAATTGGGGCAAGTCTTCCCTTGCCATTTTGGTGTCGTGATTGtttaaaaaatgcaaggttttgcATCGATTGACGATTTTCGACATCCATATAGGTTAATAACACTGGGACTTGCATCATGAGGAAGACTGAGGAATTCACTCCGAATGAATACGCAGCTATAATGGCTACTAATCTTGAATCAGCGTTCCATCTTTGCCAACTTGCCCATCCTCTTCTGAAAGCATCTGGGTTTGGTAGCATTATCATGATGTCCTCAGTTTCTGGTGTGGTGTCCGTCAATGTTGGTTCAGTTTATGCCGCAACAAAAGGTATTTGGGAGCACATATATATAATCCAGCATACAAGCTAGTTTCtctggttatgcgttgtgtgcaGATACAACACCACACTTCGACACGTACTTATTATGCCTTGTGAACTCGATACATCAACTGGAGACTTTTTTTTGGCGAAAAAacatttttaaaaataaaaacacaaactAGTCGTGTCTGACACTCGGATACGCAAGGGGTTCTGCTCCTGCCACCAAGTCTGAGTAGCAGAATGTGCGACGACATATATGTTTTCTTGACCTTCCTTGTATTCAGGCCTTCAGATTGAGTCGAGACCAATTCAATGTGTTTGTTGTATGTCCTTGGCATGCAGGAGCCATGAACCAACTAGCAAAAAACTTGGCATGTGAGTGGGCAAAGGATAATATCAGGACGAATTCCATTGCTCCTTGGTTCATCCGAACACCTCTAGCTCAAACGGTAATAACATCTTGCACTATAACTTCATGTTAACATTTATGTGGGGAAAAACCGAAGGCCTTGTTTGGATGAATGGATATGTCGCTTTGCGGAAAGAAAATGAGGAATTTCTG
It includes:
- the LOC141591536 gene encoding uncharacterized protein LOC141591536 isoform X1 — its product is MEETRKVSSGNNHRWSLRGMTALVTGGTKGIGHEVVEELARQGARVYTCARNEADLNSCLQNWEAKGFQVSGSICDAASHEQRENLMEIISSKFDGKLNILVNNTGINIRRKTEEFTPNEYATVMATNLESAYHLCQLAHPLLKASACGSIIMMSSVCGVVSVNVGSVYAATKAGQPVFRLSRIKRVCCMCLAGALNQLAKNLACEWAKDNIRTNSIAPWFIRTPLGQTVPRAAAMVKELCYSFVSDNEFELIVESSKYAFASIEFEDQTGCPLAVFQMTSCSAATRALPYSIGLFDYEDNETCISSDKKPYCSGCTFVFGPEFELISHSSKSSIDPITSQDEANDYLVVFVKEQGNMFSFGQGFNGFTKPTRNTSDADKFRIRQDCYLFSCFSGRWGGWHKGILQSNEKDMMQPCRADGSSFLFGFVIFVFFFLFLLFFLGPGEFKQLELRSILF
- the LOC141591536 gene encoding uncharacterized protein LOC141591536 isoform X2; the protein is MEETRKVSSGNNHRWSLRGMTALVTGGTKGIGHEVVEELARQGARVYTCARNEADLNSCLQNWEAKGFQVSGSICDAASHEQRENLMEIISSKFDGKLNILVNNTGINIRRKTEEFTPNEYATVMATNLESAYHLCQLAHPLLKASACGSIIMMSSVCGVVSVNVGSVYAATKGQPVFRLSRIKRVCCMCLAGALNQLAKNLACEWAKDNIRTNSIAPWFIRTPLGQTVPRAAAMVKELCYSFVSDNEFELIVESSKYAFASIEFEDQTGCPLAVFQMTSCSAATRALPYSIGLFDYEDNETCISSDKKPYCSGCTFVFGPEFELISHSSKSSIDPITSQDEANDYLVVFVKEQGNMFSFGQGFNGFTKPTRNTSDADKFRIRQDCYLFSCFSGRWGGWHKGILQSNEKDMMQPCRADGSSFLFGFVIFVFFFLFLLFFLGPGEFKQLELRSILF
- the LOC141591536 gene encoding tropinone reductase 1-like isoform X3, whose product is MEETRKVSSGNNHRWSLRGMTALVTGGTKGIGHEVVEELARQGARVYTCARNEADLNSCLQNWEAKGFQVSGSICDAASHEQRENLMEIISSKFDGKLNILVNNTGINIRRKTEEFTPNEYATVMATNLESAYHLCQLAHPLLKASACGSIIMMSSVCGVVSVNVGSVYAATKGALNQLAKNLACEWAKDNIRTNSIAPWFIRTPLGQTVPRAAAMVKELCYSFVSDNEFELIVESSKYAFASIEFEDQTGCPLAVFQMTSCSAATRALPYSIGLFDYEDNETCISSDKKPYCSGCTFVFGPEFELISHSSKSSIDPITSQDEANDYLVVFVKEQGNMFSFGQGFNGFTKPTRNTSDADKFRIRQDCYLFSCFSGRWGGWHKGILQSNEKDMMQPCRADGSSFLFGFVIFVFFFLFLLFFLGPGEFKQLELRSILF
- the LOC141591539 gene encoding tropinone reductase homolog At5g06060-like isoform X2, whose product is MEQPKKVTSGNDDRWSLHGMTALVTGGTKGIGHEVVEELARQGVRVYTCARNEADLDSCLRNWEAKGLQVSGSICDVASHEQREKLMQIISSKFNGKLNILVNNTGTCIMRKTEEFTPNEYAAIMATNLESAFHLCQLAHPLLKASGFGSIIMMSSVSGVVSVNVGSVYAATKGAMNQLAKNLACEWAKDNIRTNSIAPWFIRTPLAQTALDNKEFEERVISRTPLGRIGEVGEVAPMVAFLCMPVSSYITGQTICIDGGFTVNGL
- the LOC141591539 gene encoding tropinone reductase homolog At5g06060-like isoform X3 — its product is MEQPKKVTSGNDDRWSLHGMTALVTGGTKGIGHEVVEELARQGVRVYTCARNEADLDSCLRNWEAKGLQVSGSICDVASHEQREKLMQIISSKFNGKLNILVNNTGTCIMRKTEEFTPNEYAAIMATNLESAFHLCQLAHPLLKASGFGSIIMMSSVSGVVSVNVGSVYAATKGAMNQLAKNLACEWAKDNIRTNSIAPWFIRTPLAQTALDNKEFEERVISRTPLGRVGEVGEVAPMVAFLCMPVSSYITGQTICIDGGFTVNGL